The Desulfomicrobium orale DSM 12838 genome includes a window with the following:
- a CDS encoding HAD family hydrolase: protein MSYKAAVFDMDGTLLDTLEDLGSAMNRVLTARGLPVHPIDSYRFFAGNGAAHLVSCALPEDRRDRDFLDVCVQDFVREYQAAGTGKGKPYAGIPELLDLLESRGILLAVLTNKPQVLAEQCMRDFLPKWSFALVQGQVPGRPVKPDPASPRLLMERLGLGAEEILYLGDTDVDMRTATSVGMHPVGVLWGFRPEEELRRAGARTIISHPLELRELLD, encoded by the coding sequence ATGAGCTATAAAGCCGCTGTGTTCGACATGGACGGGACGCTTCTGGACACGCTGGAAGATCTGGGCAGCGCCATGAACCGGGTTCTGACCGCCCGGGGACTGCCCGTGCATCCAATTGACAGCTACCGGTTTTTCGCGGGTAACGGTGCGGCGCATCTGGTTTCGTGTGCCCTGCCCGAAGACAGGCGGGACAGGGATTTTCTGGACGTCTGCGTGCAGGATTTCGTGCGCGAATACCAGGCGGCCGGAACCGGGAAAGGCAAGCCGTACGCGGGTATTCCAGAGCTCCTCGACCTGCTGGAATCCAGGGGAATACTTCTGGCCGTGCTGACCAACAAGCCGCAGGTTCTGGCCGAGCAGTGCATGCGGGATTTCCTGCCCAAGTGGTCCTTCGCGCTGGTGCAGGGGCAGGTGCCCGGCAGACCGGTCAAGCCCGATCCGGCCTCTCCCCGGCTGCTCATGGAACGGCTGGGGCTGGGGGCGGAGGAAATTCTCTATCTGGGCGATACGGACGTGGACATGCGCACGGCCACCAGCGTGGGCATGCATCCGGTCGGCGTGTTGTGGGGTTTCCGGCCCGAGGAGGAACTCCGGCGGGCGGGAGCCAGAACCATCATCTCCCATCCGCTGGAGCTGCGGGAACTGCTGGATTGA
- a CDS encoding GNAT family N-acetyltransferase produces the protein MRTIRPAVLADAPEISALITGVSRFFTLEPDGRGAGAFLKSITTEAIAGYIGDPGYHYITAFEENTLAGVAALRGGNHLFHLFVAPAFHRQGLARDLWEEIKKSAAPGTSEITVNSSPYAVPVYERFGFAVAGPRTEAAGIAFIPMKKRI, from the coding sequence TTGAGAACAATCCGTCCGGCAGTACTGGCAGATGCCCCGGAAATAAGCGCCCTCATCACCGGCGTCAGCCGCTTTTTCACTCTGGAACCCGATGGCAGAGGGGCCGGAGCCTTCCTGAAGAGCATCACGACGGAGGCCATCGCCGGTTATATCGGCGACCCCGGATACCATTACATCACGGCATTCGAGGAGAACACTCTGGCAGGCGTGGCCGCGCTGCGGGGCGGAAATCACCTCTTCCACCTTTTTGTCGCCCCGGCCTTCCACCGTCAGGGGCTGGCGAGGGATCTCTGGGAGGAGATAAAAAAGTCCGCCGCGCCGGGTACTTCGGAGATCACGGTCAATTCCAGCCCCTACGCCGTGCCCGTGTACGAACGGTTCGGCTTCGCCGTGGCCGGACCGCGCACGGAAGCCGCCGGAATCGCCTTCATCCCCATGAAAAAAAGAATCTGA